The sequence CGCCCGCCCATCCGGGTGGACGCCGAGGAGCTGACGAAGGCCACCCGACAGAGCGGTCAGCGCTTCCTCCAGGACGTGACGAAGCTCGCGCCCAAGGCCCTGTCCGCGACGGCCGCACGCAAGCTGGGCGAGGCGCTCCAGGGCCTGGGCAAGGCCGCCCCGCATGCGGAAGAGAAGCCCGTTCCCCCTACCCCACTGCGGATCGAGCCCGTCTCCGTGCCGGGGTTCGGCTTCGAGCTGAAGGACATCTCCCCCGCCTCGCGCGAGGCGCCGTCGAAGGGCACCTCCGGGGCGCTGGCGCCGCTGTTGGGCGCGGGCGAGGTGTGGCTCGCGCTGCCGGGCCGGCCGCAGGCGTGGCGCGCGCCGGGGCCGCCGTTCCTCACGGTGCTGGAGCTGTCCCGCCAGGCGGTGGAGCTGGCGCGGGCCGTGGAGCTGGGCGAGGCCCGCTTCGAGTTCGAGCCCGCGGGCGTGCGCCCCCTGCTGACGCTGGACCTCCCCGGGCGGCGGGCGAAGCTGGGGCCCACCGGCACCTGGTTCGAGCTGGAGCCCTCGGAGCTGCTGTCCGCCCTCTTCCAGTTGGGCGAGGCGCTGGGCCTGGCGTTCGCGGAGGCGCACCGGGTCCAGGTCTCCAACCCGTACCTCGTGGAGCTGGCTGAGCGCTGCCGCGAGGGGCTGTCGCACCTGCGTGGGGCCCACAAGCCGCCCGAGGCGGAAGGTGAAGCGCGCGAGCGCAAGACGCCGCCGGCGCGCGCGGAGTCCCGTCCGCTGAAGGTGCCCGGCAAGCTCAAGCGCCTGCGCTTCGAGAAGCTGTGGGAGCAGCGCGGGCTGGAGGAGCCAGAGGAGGCGCGGCTGCTGCTGGGCCGGCATGGACCGGTGTACTGCGCGCCGGGGCTCGCGGGCGCGTTCTCGCGCAAGGACGGTGCGCTCTTGTGGCGTCGGGCCGCGTCGCTGGGCGTGGCGGCGTCCGCGGATGGCCACGCGGTGGCGGCGGACGGGACGCGCGTGTTCGGCTTCACCGGCCGGGGCGCGGGTGCGCGGTGGCTGCACGACCATGACGGCATCCCCCTGGGGCCGCTGCTCCTTCGGCAGGACGGGCTGCTGCTGACGCTGTCGGAGGACCGCACGGCCGTTGCCTTCGCGGAGGCCACGGGCCGCGAGGTGTGGCGCCTGGCCCCGCCGCGCACGCAGCGCGGATGGCTGGCCACGCAGGGGCACCGGGCGCTCCTGTCCACGGACTCGGGCTACCTCTATGGCCTGGACCTGGAGGACGGTCAGGTGCGCTACCGGCTGCGCTCGCCGCTGCCCTTCCATGGGCCGCCGGTGGCGTGGGGCCGGCGCTTCCTGGCGCTGCTGGGGCGCGGCTCGCATCACGCGATGCTGCTGGCGGACGCGCACACCGGCGAGGCGCAGTGGACCTTCGAGCCGGACCTCATGCTGCCCTCCACGCCGCTGCCGGTGGGCCAGCGCGTGCTGCTGGCCGGCATGCGCGACCAGGACGGGTTCCTCGTGTGCCTGGACTCGCGTGGGCGCAAGGTCTGGGAGCGCGCGCTGCACCTGGGGCCCGGGCCCTATGCGCTGGCGCCGCTGCCGCGCGCGGTGGTGGTGACGAGCGCGTCCGGGGCCGCGGCCCGCGTGGCCCTGTCCGGGCAGGTGGACTGGCGCGTGGGGGCCGCGGGAGAGCCGCTGATCACCGCGCTGCCCGCGCGCACCGCCCGCGACGTGACGCTCATCGCGGGTGAGGTGGTGCGCGCGGTGGATCCTCGCGGCGGACAGGTGCTCGCGGAGGTGAGCGCGGGGGTGGGGCTCGTCGCGCTCCAGGCCGACGTGCGCCTCAACCTGTACTTCCTGGACGACGCCGGCACGCTGTCCGCGTACCGGCTGGGTTCACACTTCGCCGTCGTGAAATAGGGCTACTCGCCCTTCTTCGCGGAGGCCTTGGCCGGGTCGATCTCCTCCTCCGGCCGCTCCTCCTGCGTGGCGCCTTCCCAGGTCTCGTTGGCGCCCAGCTTCCACTCCGACGGCACGTCCAGCTTCCACACGTAGGTGGCGTTGGCGTTGCCACCGGACGCCGCGTGCGACGCGACGTTGATGGTCATCTCCAGCTTCGCCACGTCCGAGGGCAGGAGGTCCAGGTCGTAGTGGCCCAGCACCATCTGCGGGGGGAACTCCGCGATGAGGCGCTCCGGGTAGTCGATCTTCATCGACGGATCCGCGCCGCGCATTTCACCCAAGAGCTTGCCCTTCGCGTCGGTGAGCTTCCACACCGTGTCGAACGCGGCGCTGGTGACCATCTTCTTCAGCTTGCCCTCGTCCTTCTCCACGCGCTGCGCGCCCCAGAGCACCAGCTGCAGGCGGATCTGCGGCTTGCCCATCACCATCACCACGTCGTTGGACACCACGTCCAGGCGCATGCCCTTGTCCGTGGCAGTCCACACCGGGCGGTAGCGGCCCTCGTGCAGGGCGTCGAACTGCTTGCGCGCGTACTCGTAGAAGGCCTTGCGGTCCGTGGCGCGGTTGTCCTTCTTCTCGCCGCCGGACGCCTCGCGCTGCTCGAGCTCCGCCAGGTAGCTGTCGAACTTCTTGTTGCCGTGGAAGCGGTCCAGGTGCGCGTCGACGTCGTCGAAGTACGCCTTGAAGAAGGACTTCAGCTCGTCCCGGTAGGACGCCTCATCCGGGTTGGAGCGCATCCAGCCCACGCGCTCCAGGTAGACGGACTGGATGCGGCGGAAGTCCGCGTCCCGCTCCGCCTCCGTGGCCCGCGCGGAGGCGGTGCGGTGACTCGCCACCGCGGCGACGATCACCAGGGCGATGACAACGATGATTCCGAAGTAGCGCTTCAAGCGACAGGCTCCTGTGCGTACGGGCAGGCAATGATATGAGCCCCATCATCGTGCCCCAGGCCGAGGGAATCCAACTGTTCACCGTGCCCCTTCCGCTGGAGGAAGGAGAGCTGCTGGGGAGCCCCCAGATTGCCTGGCAGGCCTTCGGGAAACCGTCTGATGGCAAAGCGGTGGTGGTGCTGCACGACCTGTCCCATTCGCACCAGGCCTTGAGCACGGAAGTGAACGGTGCGTTCCAACCCTCGGGCTGGGGGCGGGAGCTGATTGGCCCGGGCAAGGCGCTGGATCCGGAGCTGACGCCGGTCATCGTGCCCAACCTGCTGGGCAGCCCGTTCGGATCCACGTCGCCGGTGACGCTGGATCCGCACACCGGGGCGCCGTGGGGCACGGCGCTGCCGCCGCTGACCGTGCTGGACATGGCGCGCGGTGTGTCCGCGCTGCTCAAGGCCCTGGGGCTCACGCGCGTGCGGGCGCTGGTGGGCATTGGCCTGGGCGGGCTGGTCGCGCTGCGGCTGGCGGCGCTGTTCCCGGAGCTGGCGGACGGCGTGGTGGTGCTTGGCGCGGCGCGGGCGCTGCCCGAGGGGCTGCGCGAGAAGCTGGGCCTCACGTCGCAGGTGCTGCGCATGGCGCCCGACAACGAGGACACCCCGCCCCTGCGCGAGCGCGCCCCGAACCGGACGCTGGCGCGGCTGCGGCTGGACTACCTGAAGCTGCTCTACGGGCGCGACCACCTGGGCACGGCGTATCCGGACAGCGCGGCGGCGCAGGCGGCGCTGGAGGCGGAGGCCGCGTCGTTCGCGGACACGTTCGATCCGGTGGCGTGGGCGCTGCTCTGCTCCGCGTACGCGGGCTGCGACCTGACGGAGACGTTCCCGAAGATCCGCGCGCGGGTGCTGCTGCTCGCGGGCGCGACGGACGCGCTGGCGCCGGCGGGCCGCGTGCGGGACACGTACCACCAGCTCACGGCGGCGGGCGTGCAGGCGCGGTTCGTGGAGCTGCAGGGGCCGGGAGACCACGGCACCCTGCTGTCGGACGCGCACCGGCTCAAAGGGCCGGTGCAGGACTTCCTGCGCTGGCTGCGCGGCTGAGCGCTAGCGCTGCGACTGGTGCTGGGAGGCGAGCCGCGCCCGGAGCGCGCCCACGAGCATCCCGATGGCGATGTCGTTGTTGCCGCCGTGCGGGATGATGATGTCCGCGTGGTGCTTGGACGGCTCCACGAAGCCCATGTGCATGGGGCGCACGTGGCGCAGGTACTGGCCCACCACGTGGTCGAAGTCGCGGCCGCGGTCCTTGATGTCGCGCGTGAGGCGGCGAAGGATGCGCAGGTCGTCGTCCGCGTCGACGTAGATCTTCACGTCCATCTGGTCGCGGACTTCCTTCATGTGCAGCACGAGGATGCCCTCGATGAGGATGATGTCCCCGGGGTCCACGCGGTGCGTGTGCGGCTGGCGGCCCGACGTGACGAAGTCGTAGACCGGCTTCTGGATGGCCTGGCCCTGCTTGAGCGCGCGCAGGTGGCTGACGAGCAGCTCCGTGTCGAACGCGTCGGGATGGTCGAAGTTCACCTCCCGCCGGTCCACCAGGGGCATGTCCTTCAGGTCCCGGTAGTACGAGTCCTGATCAATGAAGGCGACCCGGCAGTCGGCGAGGGCCTCACGCACCTTGCGGGCCACCGTGGTCTTGCCGGATGCGGTGCCGCCCGCGATACCAACGACGAGGGGTGACGACATGCGGCGGGCAGTACCCCACCAGACAGGTGGGCGCAAGGGTCCGTTCACTCCCCGACAGCGCGCGTGGCTTATGCCCGCCGCAAGAGCCCGCGCGCCTGCCCTTCCGCGAGCAGCCACCCGGGCAGGTCCTCCACCGGACGCGGACCGTCCGCGAGCCCCTGGAGTCCCGTAGCCACCTCGGGCGGCAGCGTCAGGACCTCGAAGCCCGTCGCCTTGCGGCGGATGGCGAAGCGCCACGGGCCCGGGCCCGGCCGGGCCGCCACCTGCGCCAGGGCCTCCAGGCCGGACACCTCCAGGGCCCCGCAGGCCCACGCACGCCCGGTGAGGTGACGCCGCAACGCCCGTGCGGCGAAGACGAGCTCCGTCAGGTCCGCCGGGAAGGCGCCCAGGCGGACGTCCTCGGCCAGCGCCACCTGGCCCGGACCGGGAGCTGGGGGCGGCTGGAGGAAGGCGTGCGGCAGCATCATCTCCAGCGACAGCGCGGCGGCCACCCCGTCCGACGGCGCGGCCATCACGCGCTTGCGTGCCCAGGACGCGAAGGCGTGGGACAGCGACTTGCCCAGCCCGTCGAAGAGGCCGCGGTACTCGCGCGAGCGGGTGAAGGACTCCAGCCCCTCCGGCGTCGCCGCGAGCAAGAGGCGCGTCAGCGGCCAGTCCTTGTCCAGTTGCTCGGCCACCACCGCCAGCCGGAAGTCCCGGTCCGCTCGCGTGCCCTCGGGGTCCGGGTCCTCCGTGGCCGGCGTGACGCCGTGGCCTGCGTCGAACAGCGCCCACGGGCGGCTCTCCCCGGTGAGCGCGGGCACGGGCTCGCGCGACGCGGGGTAGTCGATGGCGGGTCGGGACTCCTTCGGCACGAGCGCGCGCAGCCGCCGCAGCGACGCGAGCGCCACCTCCGGCGGATGGCCGTCGCCTTCGAAGGTCACGGCGCGCACGCGCGGGCAGCGCGGCAGCACCTCCGCCAGCAGTTCGAACAGCTCCTCGCGCACGGGCTGCGTGTGGTCATCCACGTAGAAGGTCCGCCCTCCCCTGCGCGTCACCACGCCGCCCGCGATGTGGATCTCCACCACCTGATCCAACGGGAAGCCGTCCAGGCCCGTTCGCAGGGGCAGCCCCGCGGAGAGCTGGTGGCTGAAGAGGTGGCCCAGGTCCAGGAGCAGCGGCAGGCCCGTGCGCGCGTGCAGCTTCGCCATGAAGTCCAGCGCGTGCATTCCGCCGCGCGTGGCGAGGACGGCGGGGTTTTCAATCACCAGCGGCACGCTCAAGCCCGCCTGGATGTGGAGCGCGTGCGCCGCGCTGTCCCGCACGCCCGCTTCGTTGAACGGCGGCGTGACGTAGAGATAGCCCGGGAAGGGCTGGCCGCCCGCGTGCCACCAGCCCACGTCGTTGCCCACCCACGGGCTGCCCACCGCGCGCGCGTGCGCGTCCAACTGCGCCAACGCGGACGCGGGCTCCAGCTCCGGACCCCACAGGTTCAGGTGTACGGGATGGAAGAGGACCGGCACGTCCGAGCGGCGGCGCCACATCTCCGGGAAGAGCGTGGCCTGTTCCTTCGCCTCCTCCAGCGCGATGGGCGCGCTGTACTCCACGAAGTCGAAGAGGCCGGGCGAGGCGTCGAGCAACCGGTACGGATGCGGCACGTCCGAGGCGCTCAGGTTGCTGCTCAGCCCCAGCCCCATCCAGGGCAGTGACCACGAATCCGATGCAGGGCGCGTCATGGGCACACCCTAACCAGCCCGGCCCTGCGTGGCGCTAACCTTGTGGCACCGGCTCCAGGCGCACGTCCTGGACCGTCAGCACCCGGCCGTCCGCCGCGCGCACCTCCAGCGGCTTCACCGGCTGCCCGTGCGCCTTGTCGAGCACCCGCGTGCGCGGCTCTCCCGCTTCGAAACAGTGCTCCTGCCCCCACTGGCCCAGCGCGATGAGGATGGGAAAGAGGCTGCGTCCCTTCTCCGTCAGCACGTACTCCTGCCAGGCGCTGCCGTCGGAGGCCGGCTGCGTCTCCAGGATGCCGTGGTCCACCAGGTGCTTCAGGCGCTGGGTCAGGATGTTCTTCGCCACGCCCAGGCTCTTCTGGAACTCACCGAAGCGGCGCAGGCCGTACTGCGCGTCCCGCACGATGAGCAGCGACCACCAGTCCCCGATGACGTCCAGGGACCGGGCCACCGGGCACGCCGCCCCCTCCATGCTCGTCCGCTTCATCACCCGCTCCTTCCCGTGACGCCCTGGCCACAACTGGTTGCATAACGAAACCAGGCCTTTTATCCATCCGGAAATTAGTTTCATCATGAAACCATTCAAACCGGAGGCACTCGGATGCGGCTCAACGGAAAGACGGCGCTGATCACGGGCGGAAACAGCGGCATCGGGCTGGCGACAGCGCGGCTGTTCGTGGCGGAGGGCGCGCGGGTGGCCATCACCGGGCGCAACCGGGAGACGCTGGACGCGGCGGTGAAGGAGCTGGGCGGCAACGTGCTGGCGATCCAGGCGGACGCCACGGATCCGGCGGCGCTGGAGCACGCGGTGGCGGCGACGGTGGAGCGCTTCGGCGGGCGCTGGGTGCGCCCCTGTTCCGCACGTCCCAGCCGATTTGATACGGGCCTCAGGTTTCTGAAGGCGCCTCGGTTTTCCGAGCGCACGGACAGGCCCGTGGGACGGCGTCTCGCAGAGGGAGCACGGCGATGGCATCGCCATTGCTCTGCTCACGGGACACTTCGTCCTACGGGAGTCGTCCATGAACACGAACCGGTTGCGGCATCTGTTCTCTCGCGCACTGCGGGCCTCGCTCGCGACGCCGCTGGTGCTGGCGGGCTGTGGCACCAGCAGCACGAACCTGACGGAGTACTCGAAAGTCGAGTGCGCGCCAGGGGGGACGCTCGCCATCGACGGCCTGAGCATCCAGCCGGC comes from Corallococcus macrosporus and encodes:
- a CDS encoding DUF692 domain-containing protein, with the translated sequence MTRPASDSWSLPWMGLGLSSNLSASDVPHPYRLLDASPGLFDFVEYSAPIALEEAKEQATLFPEMWRRRSDVPVLFHPVHLNLWGPELEPASALAQLDAHARAVGSPWVGNDVGWWHAGGQPFPGYLYVTPPFNEAGVRDSAAHALHIQAGLSVPLVIENPAVLATRGGMHALDFMAKLHARTGLPLLLDLGHLFSHQLSAGLPLRTGLDGFPLDQVVEIHIAGGVVTRRGGRTFYVDDHTQPVREELFELLAEVLPRCPRVRAVTFEGDGHPPEVALASLRRLRALVPKESRPAIDYPASREPVPALTGESRPWALFDAGHGVTPATEDPDPEGTRADRDFRLAVVAEQLDKDWPLTRLLLAATPEGLESFTRSREYRGLFDGLGKSLSHAFASWARKRVMAAPSDGVAAALSLEMMLPHAFLQPPPAPGPGQVALAEDVRLGAFPADLTELVFAARALRRHLTGRAWACGALEVSGLEALAQVAARPGPGPWRFAIRRKATGFEVLTLPPEVATGLQGLADGPRPVEDLPGWLLAEGQARGLLRRA
- the udk gene encoding uridine kinase, coding for MSSPLVVGIAGGTASGKTTVARKVREALADCRVAFIDQDSYYRDLKDMPLVDRREVNFDHPDAFDTELLVSHLRALKQGQAIQKPVYDFVTSGRQPHTHRVDPGDIILIEGILVLHMKEVRDQMDVKIYVDADDDLRILRRLTRDIKDRGRDFDHVVGQYLRHVRPMHMGFVEPSKHHADIIIPHGGNNDIAIGMLVGALRARLASQHQSQR
- a CDS encoding alpha/beta fold hydrolase; this translates as MSPIIVPQAEGIQLFTVPLPLEEGELLGSPQIAWQAFGKPSDGKAVVVLHDLSHSHQALSTEVNGAFQPSGWGRELIGPGKALDPELTPVIVPNLLGSPFGSTSPVTLDPHTGAPWGTALPPLTVLDMARGVSALLKALGLTRVRALVGIGLGGLVALRLAALFPELADGVVVLGAARALPEGLREKLGLTSQVLRMAPDNEDTPPLRERAPNRTLARLRLDYLKLLYGRDHLGTAYPDSAAAQAALEAEAASFADTFDPVAWALLCSAYAGCDLTETFPKIRARVLLLAGATDALAPAGRVRDTYHQLTAAGVQARFVELQGPGDHGTLLSDAHRLKGPVQDFLRWLRG
- a CDS encoding PQQ-binding-like beta-propeller repeat protein, encoding MTRLRIGHHWKREPSASPLDSIALELDGVNLLSGAVEEPLAEVVPALVEAVAALHAGKRRLAQVSLTEAHLELVLRRVGPDIELSVASLARPAHLLRPPIRVDAEELTKATRQSGQRFLQDVTKLAPKALSATAARKLGEALQGLGKAAPHAEEKPVPPTPLRIEPVSVPGFGFELKDISPASREAPSKGTSGALAPLLGAGEVWLALPGRPQAWRAPGPPFLTVLELSRQAVELARAVELGEARFEFEPAGVRPLLTLDLPGRRAKLGPTGTWFELEPSELLSALFQLGEALGLAFAEAHRVQVSNPYLVELAERCREGLSHLRGAHKPPEAEGEARERKTPPARAESRPLKVPGKLKRLRFEKLWEQRGLEEPEEARLLLGRHGPVYCAPGLAGAFSRKDGALLWRRAASLGVAASADGHAVAADGTRVFGFTGRGAGARWLHDHDGIPLGPLLLRQDGLLLTLSEDRTAVAFAEATGREVWRLAPPRTQRGWLATQGHRALLSTDSGYLYGLDLEDGQVRYRLRSPLPFHGPPVAWGRRFLALLGRGSHHAMLLADAHTGEAQWTFEPDLMLPSTPLPVGQRVLLAGMRDQDGFLVCLDSRGRKVWERALHLGPGPYALAPLPRAVVVTSASGAAARVALSGQVDWRVGAAGEPLITALPARTARDVTLIAGEVVRAVDPRGGQVLAEVSAGVGLVALQADVRLNLYFLDDAGTLSAYRLGSHFAVVK
- a CDS encoding winged helix-turn-helix transcriptional regulator, which codes for MKRTSMEGAACPVARSLDVIGDWWSLLIVRDAQYGLRRFGEFQKSLGVAKNILTQRLKHLVDHGILETQPASDGSAWQEYVLTEKGRSLFPILIALGQWGQEHCFEAGEPRTRVLDKAHGQPVKPLEVRAADGRVLTVQDVRLEPVPQG